In Burkholderia sp. NRF60-BP8, a single window of DNA contains:
- the bioB gene encoding biotin synthase BioB yields MTQAQTAAVQPDAIPVAAPAPQRWRVADVVALFELPFNDLMFRAQQVHREHFDANAVQLSTLLSIKTGGCEEDCGYCSQSSHHDTGLKAEKLMDVDAVLDAARAAKANGASRFCMGAAWRNPKERHMPALTEMVRGVKELGLETCMTLGMLEDEQAQQLADAGLDYYNHNLDTSPEFYGQVISTRTYQDRLDTLDRVRDAGINVCCGGIIGMGESRRERAGLISQLANLNPYPESVPINNLVAIEGTPLEGTAPLDPFEFVRTIAVARITMPKAVVRLSAGREQLDDAMQAMCFLAGANSMFYGDQLLTTSNPQTQRDRALFERLGIRASQADALAENA; encoded by the coding sequence ATGACCCAAGCCCAGACCGCCGCCGTGCAACCCGACGCGATTCCCGTTGCCGCACCGGCCCCGCAACGCTGGCGCGTCGCCGACGTCGTCGCGCTGTTCGAGTTGCCGTTCAACGACCTGATGTTCCGCGCGCAGCAGGTGCATCGCGAGCACTTCGACGCGAACGCGGTGCAGTTGTCGACGCTGCTGTCGATCAAGACGGGCGGCTGCGAGGAAGATTGCGGCTACTGCTCGCAATCGTCGCATCACGACACGGGCCTGAAGGCCGAGAAGCTGATGGACGTCGACGCGGTGCTCGACGCCGCGCGCGCGGCGAAGGCGAACGGCGCGAGCCGCTTCTGCATGGGCGCCGCGTGGCGCAACCCGAAGGAGCGTCACATGCCGGCGCTGACCGAGATGGTGCGCGGCGTGAAGGAACTCGGCCTCGAAACTTGCATGACGCTCGGCATGCTCGAGGACGAACAGGCGCAGCAGCTCGCCGACGCGGGCCTCGACTACTACAACCACAATCTCGACACGTCGCCGGAGTTCTACGGACAGGTGATCTCGACGCGCACGTACCAGGATCGTCTGGACACGCTCGACCGCGTGCGCGACGCGGGCATCAACGTGTGCTGCGGCGGCATCATCGGGATGGGCGAATCGCGCCGCGAGCGCGCGGGCCTGATCTCGCAGCTCGCGAATCTGAATCCGTATCCGGAATCGGTGCCGATCAACAACCTCGTCGCGATCGAAGGCACGCCGCTCGAAGGCACCGCGCCGCTCGATCCGTTCGAGTTCGTGCGCACGATCGCGGTCGCGCGCATCACGATGCCGAAGGCGGTCGTGCGCCTGTCGGCCGGGCGCGAGCAGCTCGACGACGCGATGCAGGCGATGTGCTTCCTCGCCGGTGCGAACTCGATGTTCTACGGCGACCAGCTGCTGACGACGAGCAACCCGCAGACGCAGCGCGACCGCGCGCTGTTCGAGCGCCTCGGGATTCGCGCGAGCCAGGCCGATGCGCTGGCGGAAAACGCGTAA
- a CDS encoding copper homeostasis protein CutC, with amino-acid sequence MNRHAASSVLLEVIATTVGDAKVAARAGADRLELVTAITEGGLTPSVGLIEAVVAAVPIPVNVIVRPHSRSFVYDADDLRAIERDVRAAVAAGANGVVFGALDARGDVDLGALARIAAAADGRALTFHRAFDVARDLNAAFDALLRVPAVTSVLTSGGHPSVLDAVATITRLVRQAAGTTCTVLAGSGLTIEAVGDFVRATGVRAVHFGSGVRPRGEVLAPIDAQRVERVRAALDGATSHV; translated from the coding sequence ATGAACCGACACGCCGCTTCTTCCGTTCTTCTCGAAGTGATCGCCACGACCGTCGGCGATGCGAAGGTCGCCGCCCGCGCGGGCGCCGACCGCCTCGAGCTCGTGACCGCGATCACCGAAGGCGGGCTGACGCCGAGCGTCGGGCTGATAGAGGCCGTCGTGGCCGCCGTGCCGATTCCGGTCAACGTGATCGTGCGTCCGCACAGCCGCTCGTTCGTCTATGACGCCGACGACCTGCGCGCGATCGAGCGCGACGTACGGGCGGCCGTCGCCGCCGGCGCGAACGGCGTCGTGTTCGGCGCGCTCGATGCGCGCGGCGACGTCGATCTCGGCGCGCTGGCCCGCATCGCGGCCGCCGCGGACGGGCGCGCGCTCACGTTCCACCGCGCGTTCGACGTCGCGCGCGATCTGAACGCCGCATTCGACGCGCTGCTGCGCGTGCCGGCCGTCACGTCGGTGCTGACGTCGGGCGGTCATCCGTCGGTGCTCGATGCGGTCGCGACGATCACGCGGCTCGTGCGGCAGGCGGCGGGCACGACCTGCACGGTGCTGGCCGGCTCGGGGCTCACGATCGAGGCGGTCGGCGATTTCGTGCGCGCCACCGGCGTGCGCGCGGTGCATTTCGGCTCGGGCGTGCGACCGCGCGGCGAAGTGCTGGCGCCCATCGACGCGCAGCGCGTCGAACGCGTGCGCGCGGCGCTCGACGGCGCGACGTCGCACGTGTGA
- a CDS encoding sensor domain-containing phosphodiesterase — MTIVQQERPAAASPYRFEREMSSGLERLATQHRDLTLTTVFQPIFSLSHQRAVGYEALLRAHDALDRAVSPLDVFGEAARRGELLQLDRLAQALHLENFALLGAEREWLFLNVHPGVLTDSFQAAALLANLKRLGMPPRRIVLEVLEQRAEDVERLAEAVREFRTHGFLIALDDFGAGHSNLERIWQLNPDIVKLDRIMLSHAAHRTGLTAILHGLVTLLHEAGKLVLVEGIETEHEAQIALSCEADFVQGYYFGRPAPGLPDSATATGCIGELTERFRQQTEARERRDTQRLAPYLRAFERAAERLEAGEPLDEVCWNFLALDAAARCFLLDAQGRQSGRNVVLRADRALAEARFSPLADAQGANWLRRPYFRSAIAEPGRVQVTRPYLSINEAQPCVTLSVAVRVGDAQRVLCGDIDWSDDDEQAA; from the coding sequence ATGACGATCGTGCAACAGGAGCGTCCGGCCGCCGCGTCGCCGTACCGGTTCGAGCGGGAGATGAGCTCCGGCTTAGAACGGCTCGCGACGCAGCACCGCGACCTGACGCTCACGACCGTATTCCAGCCGATATTCAGCCTGTCGCACCAGCGTGCGGTCGGCTACGAGGCGCTGCTGCGCGCGCACGATGCGCTCGACCGCGCCGTGTCGCCGCTCGACGTGTTCGGCGAAGCCGCTCGCCGCGGCGAGCTGCTGCAGCTCGACCGGCTCGCGCAGGCGCTGCATCTGGAGAACTTCGCGTTGCTCGGCGCGGAGCGCGAGTGGCTGTTTCTCAACGTCCATCCGGGCGTGCTCACGGATTCGTTCCAGGCGGCCGCGCTGCTCGCGAACCTGAAGCGGCTCGGCATGCCGCCGCGGCGCATCGTGCTCGAAGTGCTCGAACAGCGCGCGGAGGACGTCGAGCGGCTCGCGGAGGCCGTGCGCGAGTTCCGCACGCACGGTTTCCTGATCGCGCTCGACGATTTCGGCGCGGGCCATTCGAACCTCGAGCGGATCTGGCAGCTGAACCCGGACATCGTGAAGCTCGACCGGATCATGTTGTCGCACGCGGCACATCGCACGGGGCTCACCGCGATCCTGCACGGGCTCGTGACGCTGTTGCACGAGGCCGGCAAGCTGGTGCTCGTCGAAGGGATCGAGACCGAGCACGAAGCGCAGATCGCGCTGTCGTGCGAGGCCGATTTCGTGCAAGGCTACTACTTCGGCCGGCCGGCGCCGGGGCTGCCCGACAGCGCGACCGCGACCGGCTGCATCGGCGAGCTGACCGAGCGCTTTCGTCAGCAGACCGAAGCGCGCGAGCGGCGCGACACGCAGCGGCTCGCGCCGTACCTGCGCGCGTTCGAACGGGCGGCCGAGCGTCTCGAGGCCGGCGAGCCGCTCGACGAGGTGTGCTGGAACTTCCTCGCGCTCGACGCGGCTGCGCGCTGCTTCCTGCTCGACGCGCAGGGCCGGCAGTCGGGCCGCAACGTCGTACTGCGCGCCGATCGCGCGCTGGCCGAGGCGCGCTTTTCGCCGCTGGCGGACGCGCAGGGCGCGAACTGGCTGCGCCGGCCGTATTTCCGCTCGGCGATCGCCGAACCGGGGCGCGTGCAGGTCACGCGGCCGTACCTGTCGATCAACGAGGCGCAGCCGTGCGTGACGCTGTCGGTGGCCGTGCGCGTCGGCGATGCGCAACGCGTGCTGTGCGGCGACATCGACTGGAGCGACGACGACGAGCAGGCCGCCTAG
- a CDS encoding Na+/H+ antiporter, which produces MEIVFTVLILLLTVALSGAVTRLLPLQLPLPLMQIAFGAMLAWPKLNLHVTFDPEIFMLLFIPPLLFADGWRIPKRELYLQRRAILMLAFGLVFMTVLAVGYFAHWLIPELPLPIAFALAAVLSPTDAVALSGIAGKGRIPPQLMHILEGEALMNDASGLVALKFAIAAALTGVFSLRAASVTFVIVAAGGLATGALVAWLFSALSTRFLNAEQEGDPAPGIVMTLLVPFAAYLFAEHLDLSGVLAAVSAGMMMNYTSFSRKSTVASRVRAESTWAMIEFVFNGMVFIMLGLQLPHIIGRALVDAHHTSDALVGRMIFNVCAMILALYAIRFLWVWLLRWFASRRAARHGLAGTMAGVRTIAVMTVGGVRGAVTLAGVLSIPVALSDGAPLPGRDTAVFIASAVILGSLIVAVVGLPLLLRGVRSTRNPLGDEERLARSAAAQAAIRAVDSSHDAISADLDESGAARCADISARVMDQYRRRLAALAEDGPTPRAQAQQAETMELQMRIAAVRAERSALYRLRSDSKISDETLTKLLREIDLSETALSTRKKGIL; this is translated from the coding sequence ATGGAAATCGTCTTCACAGTCCTGATCCTGCTGCTGACCGTCGCGCTGTCCGGCGCCGTCACGCGCCTCCTGCCGTTGCAACTGCCGCTGCCGCTGATGCAGATCGCGTTCGGCGCGATGCTCGCGTGGCCGAAGCTGAACCTGCACGTCACGTTCGACCCCGAAATCTTCATGCTGTTGTTCATTCCGCCGCTGCTGTTCGCGGACGGCTGGCGAATTCCCAAACGCGAGCTTTACCTGCAGCGCCGCGCGATCCTGATGCTCGCGTTCGGGCTCGTGTTCATGACGGTACTCGCAGTCGGCTACTTCGCGCATTGGCTGATTCCCGAGTTGCCGCTGCCGATCGCGTTCGCGCTCGCGGCGGTGCTGTCGCCGACCGATGCGGTCGCGCTGTCCGGCATCGCAGGCAAGGGGCGCATTCCGCCGCAACTGATGCACATCCTCGAAGGCGAGGCGCTGATGAACGACGCGTCGGGCCTCGTCGCGCTGAAGTTCGCGATCGCGGCCGCGCTGACCGGCGTGTTCTCGCTGCGCGCCGCATCGGTCACGTTCGTGATCGTCGCGGCCGGCGGGCTCGCGACGGGCGCGCTCGTCGCGTGGCTGTTCAGCGCGCTGTCGACGCGCTTCCTGAATGCCGAGCAGGAGGGCGATCCGGCCCCCGGCATCGTGATGACGCTGCTGGTGCCGTTCGCGGCCTACCTGTTCGCCGAGCACCTCGACCTGTCGGGCGTGCTCGCGGCCGTGTCGGCCGGGATGATGATGAACTACACGAGCTTCTCGCGTAAAAGCACCGTCGCGTCGCGCGTGCGCGCCGAAAGCACGTGGGCGATGATCGAGTTCGTGTTCAACGGCATGGTGTTCATCATGCTCGGGCTGCAGTTGCCGCACATCATCGGCCGCGCGCTCGTCGACGCGCACCATACGAGCGACGCGCTGGTCGGCCGCATGATCTTCAACGTGTGCGCGATGATTCTCGCGCTGTATGCGATCCGCTTCCTGTGGGTGTGGCTGCTGCGCTGGTTCGCGAGCCGCCGAGCCGCGCGCCACGGCCTCGCCGGCACGATGGCCGGCGTGCGCACGATCGCGGTGATGACGGTCGGCGGCGTGCGCGGCGCGGTCACGCTCGCCGGCGTGCTGTCGATCCCGGTCGCGCTGTCCGACGGCGCACCGCTGCCGGGCCGCGACACCGCGGTCTTCATCGCATCGGCCGTGATCCTGGGCTCGCTGATCGTCGCGGTGGTCGGCCTGCCGCTGCTGCTGCGCGGCGTGCGCTCGACGCGCAACCCGCTCGGCGACGAGGAGCGCCTCGCACGCTCGGCCGCCGCGCAGGCCGCGATCCGCGCGGTCGATTCGTCGCACGACGCGATCTCGGCCGATCTCGACGAATCGGGCGCGGCACGCTGCGCGGACATCTCCGCACGCGTGATGGACCAGTACCGCCGCCGGCTGGCCGCGCTGGCCGAAGACGGCCCCACGCCGCGCGCGCAAGCGCAGCAGGCCGAAACGATGGAGCTGCAGATGCGGATCGCGGCCGTGCGCGCGGAACGCTCGGCGCTGTATCGGCTGCGCAGCGACAGCAAGATTTCCGACGAGACGCTGACGAAGCTGCTTCGCGAGATCGACCTGTCCGAAACCGCGCTGTCGACGCGCAAGAAAGGCATTCTCTGA